In the genome of Actinomadura graeca, one region contains:
- a CDS encoding acetoacetate--CoA ligase translates to MTGPAAPPGDGPQADAPGQAETLSVPDPRTLAGSRLGGYLRWLETERGASFGDYDELWRWSVGDLTGFWSSIWSYFGVRAHTPPRAVLGRHAMPGATWFPGSTLNYAEHAVGSPEDRDRPAVIARSQSRPPAELTFGELRDQVARVRAALRRLGVREGDRVAAYLPNIPETLVAFLATASLGAIWASCAPEFGPRAVIDRFAQLEPAVLLTVTGYRYGDRDIDRRAQVSVIRSALPTLRHTVHVPYHDADDGLPGAPSWHDLLAGPAEPGFEPVPFDHPLFVLFSSGTTGRPKAIVHGHGGILVEHLKNHALSWDLRPGDRMQWFSTTAWMLWNAQVSALLLGASIVMLDGNPQYPDLAEQWRVAAETGATLMGVSPGYVMACRRQGLRPAREFDLTALRQLGVAGSPLPPDGARWVAREFGERVLLNVGSGGTDVCTGLLQGGPMQPVHAGAISGPCLGVAARAYDQKGEPVVGELGELVITEPMPSMPVGFWGDQDGSRYRAAYFDQYPGVWRHGDWVRFDPAGHCVVAGRSDATLNRGGVRLGTAEFYAVAENLPGIEDSLVVHLDDPDGGGGELLLFVVAPRGLDDGLRRDLARGLRDALSPRHVPDLIMAVPAIPRTRTGKKLEVPVKRILLGAPPDQVVDPDSLADPGALAAFTAYARRRGAGPAEDAP, encoded by the coding sequence ATGACCGGGCCGGCGGCACCTCCAGGGGACGGGCCGCAGGCCGACGCGCCCGGGCAAGCCGAGACCCTCAGTGTCCCCGACCCGCGGACGCTGGCGGGCAGCCGGCTCGGGGGGTATCTGCGCTGGCTGGAGACAGAGCGGGGGGCGTCCTTCGGCGACTACGACGAGCTGTGGCGATGGTCGGTCGGTGATCTGACCGGTTTCTGGTCCTCCATCTGGTCGTACTTCGGGGTCCGCGCGCACACGCCGCCCCGCGCCGTCCTGGGCCGTCATGCCATGCCGGGGGCCACCTGGTTCCCCGGCTCGACCCTCAACTACGCCGAGCACGCCGTCGGCTCGCCTGAGGACCGGGACCGCCCGGCGGTGATCGCCCGCTCACAGAGCCGTCCGCCGGCGGAGCTGACCTTCGGTGAGCTGCGCGACCAGGTCGCGCGGGTCCGGGCGGCGCTCCGGCGGCTGGGCGTACGCGAGGGCGACCGGGTCGCGGCGTATCTGCCCAATATCCCCGAGACGCTGGTGGCGTTCCTGGCCACCGCGAGCCTGGGCGCGATCTGGGCGAGCTGCGCCCCGGAGTTCGGGCCGCGTGCCGTGATCGACCGGTTCGCCCAGCTCGAACCCGCCGTCCTCCTCACCGTCACCGGGTACCGCTACGGCGACCGGGACATCGACCGGCGCGCGCAGGTCTCGGTGATCCGGTCCGCGCTGCCGACGCTGCGGCACACCGTCCACGTCCCCTACCACGACGCCGACGACGGCCTGCCCGGCGCGCCCTCCTGGCACGATCTGCTCGCCGGGCCCGCGGAACCGGGATTCGAGCCGGTGCCTTTCGACCACCCGCTGTTCGTGCTGTTCTCGTCCGGGACCACCGGACGGCCCAAGGCGATCGTGCACGGCCACGGCGGCATCCTCGTCGAGCACCTCAAGAACCACGCGCTGAGCTGGGACCTGCGCCCGGGCGACCGGATGCAGTGGTTCAGCACCACCGCCTGGATGCTGTGGAACGCCCAGGTGTCGGCCCTGCTGCTGGGCGCCTCGATCGTGATGCTCGACGGGAACCCCCAGTACCCCGACCTGGCCGAGCAGTGGCGGGTTGCCGCCGAGACCGGCGCCACGCTGATGGGGGTGAGCCCCGGCTACGTCATGGCGTGCCGCAGGCAGGGTCTTCGCCCGGCCCGCGAGTTCGACCTGACGGCGCTGCGGCAGCTGGGCGTCGCCGGCAGTCCGCTTCCTCCCGACGGGGCCCGCTGGGTGGCCCGGGAGTTCGGTGAGCGGGTCCTGCTCAACGTCGGCAGCGGCGGCACGGACGTGTGCACCGGGCTGCTTCAGGGCGGGCCGATGCAGCCGGTGCACGCCGGCGCCATCTCCGGCCCCTGCCTGGGCGTCGCCGCCCGCGCCTACGACCAGAAGGGCGAACCGGTCGTCGGGGAGCTCGGCGAGCTCGTCATCACCGAGCCCATGCCCTCCATGCCGGTGGGTTTCTGGGGTGATCAGGACGGCTCCCGCTACCGCGCGGCCTACTTCGACCAGTACCCGGGTGTGTGGCGGCACGGTGACTGGGTGCGCTTCGACCCCGCAGGCCACTGCGTCGTCGCGGGACGGTCGGACGCCACCTTGAACCGGGGCGGCGTGCGGCTGGGGACCGCCGAGTTCTACGCCGTCGCCGAGAACCTGCCCGGGATCGAGGACAGCCTGGTCGTCCACCTCGACGACCCCGACGGCGGCGGCGGCGAACTGCTGCTGTTCGTGGTCGCCCCGCGAGGGCTCGACGACGGCCTGCGCCGCGATCTCGCCCGCGGCCTGCGGGACGCGCTGTCCCCGCGCCACGTCCCCGACCTGATCATGGCGGTGCCCGCGATCCCCCGGACGCGGACCGGCAAGAAGCTGGAGGTCCCGGTGAAACGCATCCTGCTCGGAGCGCCTCCCGATCAGGTCGTCGATCCCGATTCCCTGGCCGATCCCGGCGCGCTGGCGGCCTTCACCGCCTACGCGCGCCGGCGCGGCGCGGGCCCCGCCGAGGACGCTCCATGA
- a CDS encoding amidohydrolase family protein, whose translation MHPTALRAIDFHVHVEQDAHGNLALDHELMDASARYFRSGTDRTPTLEHIADHYRQRRIGAVVFTVDASHALGRPALSSEDIADAAAHHADVLIPFGSVDPHDPAAADRARSLVNDHGARGFKFHPSLQDFSPDHERHYPLYETIQELGVPALFHTGQTGIGAGLPGGRGIKLGRSNPMLLDEVAADFPGLTIVLAHPSVPWQDEAIAMATHKANVYIDLSGWSPRYFPPQLVKAASTYLSHKVLFGSDFPLLTPERWLSEFNDLETITPEARSLILKKNAQLVLGLDEAALELDRE comes from the coding sequence GTGCATCCCACCGCCCTGCGGGCGATCGACTTCCACGTCCACGTCGAACAGGACGCCCACGGAAACCTCGCCCTCGACCACGAGCTGATGGACGCCTCGGCCCGCTACTTCAGATCCGGCACCGACCGCACGCCCACCCTGGAGCACATCGCCGACCACTATCGCCAACGCCGGATCGGCGCGGTGGTGTTCACCGTGGACGCCTCGCACGCGCTCGGCCGTCCCGCCTTGTCCAGCGAGGACATCGCCGATGCCGCCGCCCACCACGCAGACGTGCTCATCCCCTTCGGCTCGGTCGACCCGCACGACCCGGCCGCCGCGGACCGCGCCCGGAGCCTGGTCAACGACCACGGCGCGCGCGGCTTCAAGTTCCACCCGAGCCTGCAGGACTTCAGCCCCGACCACGAGCGCCACTACCCGCTCTACGAGACCATTCAGGAGCTGGGCGTCCCGGCACTCTTCCACACCGGCCAGACCGGCATCGGCGCCGGGCTGCCCGGCGGACGCGGCATCAAGCTGGGCCGGTCGAACCCGATGCTGCTCGACGAGGTCGCCGCCGACTTCCCCGGCCTCACCATCGTCCTGGCCCACCCCTCGGTCCCCTGGCAGGACGAAGCCATCGCCATGGCCACCCACAAGGCCAACGTCTACATCGACCTGTCCGGCTGGTCCCCCAGGTATTTCCCGCCCCAGCTCGTCAAGGCCGCCTCCACCTACCTCAGTCACAAGGTGCTGTTCGGCTCCGACTTTCCCCTCCTGACGCCCGAACGCTGGCTCAGCGAATTCAACGACCTCGAAACCATCACACCCGAGGCCAGATCACTGATCCTCAAGAAGAACGCCCAACTCGTCCTCGGCTTGGACGAGGCCGCCCTCGAACTCGACAGGGAGTGA
- a CDS encoding 3-hydroxyacyl-CoA dehydrogenase NAD-binding domain-containing protein: MRVAVVGTGAIGASWTLLFLRHGHRVVATDPDPSAEQRLRAWIDAHDDTPDASVRQRLAFVSDPAEAVREADFVQENGPERIEAKAEILAALDGSAGPDAILASSSSGLMPSQLQEHCPRHPERVLVGHPFNPPHLIPLVEVVPGRRTGEAAVRSALSFYTALGRRPVLVRQERPGHIANRLQAALWREAYALVGSGAVSVADIDAAIAHGPGLRWALLGPFLTQHLSGGPGGIAHILDHLGPPMQTWWDDLGDVRLTPGLVDSVVTGVRDALAGTDQAALLADRDALLGRLIAAKATTTTL; the protein is encoded by the coding sequence ATGAGGGTCGCGGTCGTCGGCACCGGCGCGATCGGGGCGAGCTGGACACTGCTGTTCCTGCGCCACGGCCACCGGGTCGTGGCCACCGACCCCGACCCGTCCGCCGAGCAGCGGCTGCGCGCCTGGATCGACGCCCACGACGACACCCCGGACGCGTCCGTGCGGCAACGGCTCGCCTTCGTCTCCGACCCCGCCGAGGCCGTGCGGGAGGCCGACTTCGTGCAGGAGAACGGGCCGGAGCGCATCGAGGCCAAAGCCGAGATCCTCGCGGCACTCGACGGCTCCGCCGGGCCGGACGCCATCCTGGCCAGCAGTTCCTCCGGCCTGATGCCGTCCCAGCTTCAAGAGCACTGTCCCCGCCACCCCGAACGCGTCCTGGTCGGGCACCCGTTCAACCCGCCGCATCTGATCCCGCTCGTCGAGGTCGTCCCCGGCCGGCGGACCGGCGAGGCGGCGGTCCGGTCGGCGCTGTCCTTCTACACCGCGCTCGGCCGGCGGCCCGTCCTCGTGCGCCAGGAGCGGCCGGGCCATATCGCCAACAGGTTGCAGGCGGCGCTGTGGCGCGAGGCGTACGCGCTCGTCGGCAGCGGCGCCGTGTCCGTGGCCGACATCGACGCCGCCATCGCCCACGGCCCCGGCCTGCGGTGGGCACTGCTCGGGCCGTTCCTCACCCAGCACCTGTCCGGCGGCCCCGGCGGGATCGCCCACATCCTCGACCACCTCGGCCCGCCGATGCAGACCTGGTGGGACGACCTCGGCGACGTGCGGCTGACGCCCGGCCTGGTGGACAGCGTCGTCACCGGGGTCCGGGACGCGCTGGCCGGGACGGACCAGGCCGCCCTCCTCGCCGACCGCGACGCGCTGCTCGGCCGGCTCATCGCCGCCAAGGCCACCACCACGACACTGTGA